A section of the Paenibacillus aurantius genome encodes:
- the mobA gene encoding molybdenum cofactor guanylyltransferase, which yields MINWIGVLGDWRLTELRVSRSNGQFSGACSKMKNNEGGEACMNGKPAETGFRYRPGYGGILIAGGGSTRMGTDKRLLPLGETTSLERMAAFLAAQCRGVWVAAGSAELPPVLAFSRWREAGLAGGDGHATGPVRPADAQAAGGPAPRPRTPPAPLCAVADEPPGIGPLGGLGAGLRHTAHRLNLAAAADLPFPSAALARELFAAAERTGRPAAAVERDGRLEPLFAVYSADSLESLQAYVREGGRRIGRWLESLAPAVVPEERLRELDPAGLALFNMNRPEDYRQALLFLQAERNGHPGPASS from the coding sequence ATGATTAATTGGATTGGTGTTTTAGGGGATTGGCGTTTAACGGAATTAAGGGTAAGCCGCTCTAATGGACAGTTTTCGGGGGCTTGCTCTAAAATGAAGAACAACGAAGGAGGGGAAGCCTGCATGAACGGAAAACCAGCCGAAACCGGTTTCCGCTACCGGCCCGGCTACGGCGGCATTCTGATTGCCGGGGGCGGGAGCACGCGCATGGGTACGGACAAAAGGCTGCTGCCCTTGGGAGAGACCACCTCGCTCGAACGGATGGCGGCGTTCCTCGCCGCGCAGTGCCGAGGCGTCTGGGTGGCGGCAGGAAGCGCCGAGCTGCCGCCGGTGCTCGCCTTCTCCCGGTGGAGGGAGGCCGGGCTAGCGGGTGGGGACGGCCACGCCACAGGGCCCGTCCGGCCCGCGGACGCCCAGGCCGCAGGCGGCCCGGCTCCCCGCCCGCGGACGCCGCCCGCCCCGCTGTGCGCCGTCGCGGACGAGCCGCCCGGCATCGGCCCGCTCGGCGGCCTGGGCGCCGGGCTGCGGCATACCGCGCACCGGCTGAACCTGGCCGCCGCCGCGGACCTGCCGTTCCCGTCCGCGGCGCTTGCCCGCGAGCTGTTCGCCGCCGCGGAGCGCACCGGCCGGCCCGCGGCCGCCGTGGAGCGGGATGGCCGGCTAGAGCCGCTCTTCGCGGTCTACTCCGCCGACAGCCTGGAGAGCCTCCAGGCTTACGTCCGCGAAGGAGGCCGGCGCATCGGCCGCTGGCTCGAGAGCCTCGCTCCGGCGGTCGTCCCGGAGGAAAGGCTCCGCGAGCTGGATCCTGCCGGACTTGCCCTGTTCAACATGAACCGGCCGGAGGACTACCGGCAGGCTCTCCTCTTTCTGCAGGCGGAGCGGAACGGCCATCCAGGGCCAGCCTCCTCCTGA
- the fdhD gene encoding formate dehydrogenase accessory sulfurtransferase FdhD: MERRVTVRRPILRYDGEALGMAEDEIASEYALTVWVNDEEFATMVCTPEHLEELTVGFLASEGIIRKASDLSDLTIDESRGMAYATVPSAPAFTRDLTHKRYLTSCCGKSRSFTFYNDARTARKVTGSVTLTVGQAFALQSALQEGSSEFRATGGFHNAALCRPEGILLTRADIGRHNALDKLYGRCLLDGTDPSSLVIAFSGRMSSEVLLKAAKLGSPVLLSKSAPTGLALDLAEELGITAVGFIRGRTLNVYSHPERIRV, translated from the coding sequence ATGGAGAGAAGAGTGACCGTCAGGCGGCCGATCCTGCGCTATGACGGGGAGGCCCTGGGGATGGCGGAGGATGAAATCGCCTCCGAGTATGCTTTGACCGTATGGGTCAATGACGAAGAGTTCGCCACGATGGTTTGCACGCCTGAGCATCTGGAGGAGCTGACGGTCGGCTTTCTGGCGTCGGAGGGAATCATCCGGAAGGCCTCGGACTTGTCCGATCTGACGATAGACGAGTCCCGGGGAATGGCTTACGCCACGGTGCCGTCGGCCCCGGCGTTCACCCGGGACCTCACGCATAAGCGGTACCTGACCTCCTGCTGCGGCAAAAGCCGGTCGTTTACGTTCTACAACGACGCCCGGACGGCCCGGAAGGTGACGGGCAGCGTAACCTTGACGGTCGGGCAGGCCTTTGCCCTGCAGTCGGCACTGCAGGAAGGCTCGTCCGAATTCCGAGCGACCGGAGGCTTTCACAACGCGGCGCTTTGCCGCCCAGAGGGGATCCTCCTGACGAGAGCCGACATCGGGCGGCACAACGCGCTCGATAAGCTGTACGGCCGCTGTCTGCTCGACGGCACGGATCCCTCCTCGCTGGTCATCGCCTTCAGCGGCAGAATGTCCTCTGAGGTGCTGCTGAAGGCCGCGAAGCTCGGCAGCCCGGTTCTCCTCTCGAAGTCCGCCCCGACCGGGCTCGCGCTTGATTTGGCGGAGGAGCTGGGCATCACGGCGGTGGGCTTCATCCGGGGCCGGACGCTGAACGTCTACTCCCATCCGGAACGGATCCGGGTGTAG
- a CDS encoding phosphotransferase family protein, whose translation MHKLTLAGGEKVYVKIPYNKDKLFRERQILEALKDILPVPKVLDFWEGDEKMTGALLLSAIPGVPCTEGVTEELSYQMGMYHAMLHEVNPPGYGHYAKDGFKFLDHKDWRLHIKDSFEKWKEDGKTILDPELYERAVLHFDGVFSVLPELDGPCLVHMDFRPGNLLVDGNKVVGLIDFESARGGSTEIDFTKMNRYSWRVNPRTKLAYRKGYESVRLMINLETVLPFYEFYDAFSAVVWCKNRGLEKNLAFLQENISTLRKSVSEPFSG comes from the coding sequence GTGCACAAGCTTACCCTTGCCGGCGGAGAAAAGGTTTATGTGAAAATTCCCTATAACAAGGATAAACTGTTTCGGGAACGTCAGATACTGGAAGCCTTGAAGGACATCCTGCCTGTCCCCAAAGTATTGGACTTTTGGGAGGGGGATGAGAAGATGACGGGAGCGCTGCTTCTTTCCGCCATTCCGGGTGTGCCCTGTACAGAAGGAGTCACGGAGGAGCTTTCCTATCAGATGGGCATGTATCATGCGATGCTTCATGAAGTTAATCCTCCAGGATACGGTCACTATGCAAAGGATGGCTTTAAGTTTCTGGACCATAAGGATTGGCGGCTGCATATCAAAGATAGTTTTGAAAAGTGGAAGGAGGATGGCAAAACGATTCTCGATCCCGAATTGTATGAGAGAGCTGTTCTTCACTTTGACGGCGTTTTTTCGGTGCTGCCGGAACTCGACGGGCCTTGCCTTGTTCATATGGATTTTAGACCTGGAAATCTATTGGTGGATGGTAACAAGGTCGTGGGCCTTATTGATTTTGAAAGTGCCCGCGGCGGATCCACGGAAATCGACTTCACAAAAATGAACAGATATAGCTGGAGAGTGAACCCGAGGACAAAGCTGGCGTACAGAAAAGGGTATGAATCCGTTCGTCTTATGATTAATCTGGAAACCGTGCTGCCCTTTTATGAATTTTACGATGCTTTCAGTGCTGTGGTTTGGTGCAAAAACAGAGGCCTCGAGAAGAATCTAGCGTTCCTTCAGGAAAATATTAGTACTTTGCGGAAGTCCGTGAGTGAGCCGTTTTCTGGTTAG
- a CDS encoding general stress protein codes for MITRVRTVGDAEAARSAVTELSFNGYAKENIHILAHDERSTDRLNESNGTEDIGFIEEGFLTAVANLFRSRGEELRTKMMSLGVSAKDAALLEKELDHGRIVVIGWGGNMKFDHEKGDPNIVYTPALETMGSRPL; via the coding sequence ATGATAACCCGTGTCAGAACAGTCGGCGATGCGGAAGCTGCGCGCTCTGCGGTGACCGAGCTTTCCTTTAACGGATATGCGAAAGAGAACATTCACATTCTCGCTCATGACGAGCGGAGCACCGACCGGTTGAACGAGTCCAACGGGACCGAGGATATCGGGTTCATTGAGGAAGGGTTCTTGACGGCCGTGGCCAACCTGTTCCGTTCGAGAGGAGAAGAGCTCCGCACGAAGATGATGTCCCTGGGCGTCAGCGCGAAGGATGCCGCACTCCTGGAAAAAGAGCTCGACCATGGACGAATCGTCGTCATCGGCTGGGGCGGCAACATGAAGTTCGACCATGAGAAGGGCGATCCCAACATCGTGTATACGCCGGCTCTGGAAACAATGGGCAGCCGTCCTCTCTAA
- the mobB gene encoding molybdopterin-guanine dinucleotide biosynthesis protein B, whose translation MTVPHVAFVGYSGSGKTTVAVQVAARLKAGGLRVGVLKHDVHGMSLGSSGKDTDHYWRSGADRVVLDSPDGLLMLQRPPASSELAAKLAFFAGMDVVLLEGYKREPVPKILVARTRQQLELGLELTGLAALAVPFDAGDGELDNKDWNAFLNQAEPGKAWDVLNLNNPDEIAEWVKAFINRSKGEGETS comes from the coding sequence GTGACCGTTCCCCATGTCGCCTTTGTCGGATACAGCGGCTCGGGCAAGACGACCGTGGCCGTGCAGGTCGCCGCCCGGCTTAAGGCAGGCGGTCTGCGGGTCGGCGTGCTTAAGCACGATGTCCACGGCATGTCGCTCGGAAGCTCCGGCAAGGATACGGACCACTACTGGAGGTCTGGCGCGGACCGGGTCGTGCTCGATTCACCGGATGGGCTCCTTATGCTGCAGCGCCCGCCTGCCTCATCGGAGCTGGCGGCGAAGCTCGCTTTTTTTGCCGGGATGGATGTGGTTCTCTTGGAAGGGTACAAAAGGGAACCGGTCCCCAAGATTCTCGTGGCCCGCACCCGGCAGCAGCTGGAGCTCGGTCTGGAGCTGACCGGACTGGCCGCCCTGGCGGTTCCTTTTGATGCAGGAGACGGAGAGTTGGATAATAAGGATTGGAACGCCTTTCTTAACCAGGCGGAGCCCGGGAAGGCTTGGGACGTGCTGAACCTGAACAACCCGGACGAAATCGCCGAATGGGTAAAGGCTTTTATCAACAGGAGCAAAGGAGAGGGAGAGACCTCATGA
- a CDS encoding cold-shock protein, which produces MQTGTVKWFNAEKGFGFISTEEGGDVFVHFSAIQGEGFKTLDEGQAVQFNVVQGNRGPQAENVVKL; this is translated from the coding sequence ATGCAAACAGGAACAGTGAAATGGTTTAACGCAGAGAAAGGCTTCGGGTTCATTTCCACCGAGGAAGGCGGAGATGTATTCGTACACTTCAGCGCTATCCAAGGCGAAGGCTTCAAGACGCTGGACGAAGGCCAAGCGGTTCAATTCAATGTCGTTCAAGGCAACCGCGGCCCTCAAGCCGAGAATGTCGTTAAACTGTAA
- a CDS encoding DUF1761 domain-containing protein, with product MNFAAMNPWAVLVTVLVTMAVGFVWYSPSVLGNAWMQHRGLKKEDMNSSAGPMVGTMVLAVVSVLVCALLVQLAGADDLLSGLGLGLLLAVLVSARIGTNYFFEGGRLVLFGITAGYHAVTLVLAGAILALWR from the coding sequence TTGAATTTCGCCGCCATGAATCCTTGGGCCGTGCTGGTGACCGTCCTGGTCACGATGGCCGTCGGCTTCGTCTGGTATTCCCCGTCCGTTCTCGGGAACGCCTGGATGCAGCACCGGGGCCTTAAGAAAGAAGACATGAACTCCTCCGCCGGCCCGATGGTCGGGACGATGGTCCTTGCGGTCGTCAGCGTGCTGGTTTGCGCCCTGCTCGTACAGCTAGCCGGAGCCGACGACCTTCTGTCGGGGCTTGGACTCGGGCTGCTTCTCGCGGTTCTGGTGTCGGCCCGGATCGGTACGAATTATTTTTTTGAAGGGGGACGGCTTGTCCTCTTTGGGATTACGGCCGGGTACCATGCGGTTACGCTTGTTCTGGCCGGAGCGATTCTTGCTTTGTGGCGTTAA
- the lepB gene encoding signal peptidase I, protein MKWLKEIWGWVGSFAIAFVFAVLIGIFVFQPYKVDGHSMDPTLHDRERVYVSKLPHTFSYVPNYGDIVIIDSRVDRDRTFKDDFMGNPLFLLITGKTDDQVFYVKRLIGKPGDTIEIKSHQVYRNGQLLDEPYIKEAMNAPDGKWTVPAKHIFVMGDNRNNSRDSREIGFIPLDHLMGKKIL, encoded by the coding sequence ATGAAGTGGCTGAAAGAAATTTGGGGCTGGGTAGGCTCGTTTGCCATTGCGTTTGTGTTTGCCGTACTGATCGGAATCTTCGTGTTCCAGCCCTACAAGGTGGACGGGCATTCGATGGATCCTACGCTGCACGACCGGGAGCGCGTCTACGTTTCGAAGCTGCCCCACACGTTCTCTTATGTTCCTAATTATGGCGATATCGTCATCATTGACAGCCGGGTGGACCGGGATCGGACGTTCAAGGACGATTTTATGGGCAATCCGCTGTTCTTGCTGATCACGGGCAAAACGGACGACCAGGTGTTCTACGTCAAGCGCCTCATCGGCAAGCCGGGAGATACGATTGAGATCAAGAGTCATCAGGTTTACCGCAACGGACAGCTTCTGGACGAGCCTTACATCAAGGAAGCGATGAACGCCCCGGACGGCAAATGGACGGTCCCCGCGAAGCATATCTTCGTCATGGGAGACAACCGCAACAACAGCCGCGACAGCCGCGAAATCGGGTTTATTCCGCTGGACCACCTGATGGGCAAGAAGATTCTTTAA
- a CDS encoding molybdopterin molybdotransferase MoeA, whose translation MNTQPLTIEEAQRLVLEAVDPLPAELIPLGDCTGRILAEDLYADADLPAFDRSMMDGFAVRSADTAAACPDRPAYLTVIAEIAAGEDPVRPVGPGEAARIMTGAPIPPGADAVCRFEATSDGFRKNVPRVGVLKPTSEGENIARRGEDISRGGRVLTKGTRLGSGAAAVLASFGRAEVSVYRRPSVAIFTAGSELVEITEQPGRGQIRSSNGWMLAALVREAGGLPRLAKPVPDGIDELAAAVTSEGEGADLLVTTGGVSVGDYDLIPAVYERLGARTVFWKTQIRPGSPVRFALRGRQPVLGVSGNPAAAFVNALLFVVPVLRKMAGLPDPLPPTVQAVSVSGFPKPPIKPVRYLQAHAYLQEGRLLVELACGQSAGMIGSLAGTNALVRLPGGASLREGDLADVLLYGEVRSK comes from the coding sequence TTGAACACCCAACCGCTTACGATTGAGGAAGCGCAGCGGCTTGTGCTGGAAGCGGTGGACCCGCTGCCGGCCGAGCTCATTCCCTTGGGAGATTGCACCGGGCGCATACTGGCCGAGGACCTCTACGCCGATGCCGACCTGCCGGCCTTCGACCGTTCCATGATGGACGGGTTCGCCGTCCGCAGCGCCGATACGGCGGCCGCTTGCCCGGACCGCCCCGCCTATCTCACGGTCATCGCCGAGATTGCGGCGGGTGAGGACCCGGTCCGTCCGGTCGGCCCGGGCGAGGCCGCCCGCATTATGACCGGGGCGCCCATCCCCCCGGGAGCCGACGCCGTGTGCCGGTTTGAAGCTACCTCCGATGGGTTTCGGAAGAATGTCCCGCGTGTCGGAGTCTTGAAGCCGACAAGCGAAGGAGAAAATATTGCGAGGAGAGGGGAGGACATCTCCCGCGGAGGCCGGGTGCTGACGAAAGGCACGCGCCTCGGGAGCGGGGCGGCCGCCGTTCTGGCCTCCTTCGGCAGGGCCGAAGTGTCCGTTTACCGCCGGCCGTCCGTGGCGATCTTTACCGCCGGCTCCGAGCTCGTGGAGATTACCGAGCAGCCGGGGAGGGGGCAGATCCGCAGCTCCAACGGCTGGATGCTGGCGGCGCTCGTCCGGGAGGCGGGCGGCCTGCCGCGGCTGGCCAAGCCGGTGCCGGACGGCATCGACGAGCTGGCGGCCGCGGTTACGAGCGAGGGAGAAGGAGCCGACCTGCTCGTTACCACGGGAGGCGTATCCGTCGGGGATTACGACCTGATCCCCGCGGTTTACGAGCGGCTCGGGGCCCGGACGGTCTTCTGGAAGACCCAGATCCGCCCCGGCAGCCCCGTCCGCTTCGCTCTGCGCGGCCGGCAGCCGGTGCTCGGCGTCTCCGGGAATCCGGCGGCCGCTTTCGTCAACGCTCTGCTCTTCGTGGTCCCGGTCCTCCGCAAGATGGCCGGCCTTCCGGACCCGCTGCCGCCGACCGTTCAGGCGGTGTCCGTGTCCGGGTTCCCGAAGCCGCCTATCAAGCCGGTCCGCTATCTGCAGGCGCACGCTTATTTGCAGGAGGGCCGGCTTCTCGTGGAGCTGGCCTGCGGCCAGTCGGCCGGCATGATCGGCAGCCTCGCCGGCACGAACGCGCTGGTCCGCCTGCCGGGCGGAGCCTCCCTACGGGAAGGCGACCTGGCGGATGTCCTGCTCTACGGGGAGGTGCGTTCGAAGTGA